The genomic region GTTTCAGTTTTCATGTTTCTTGGTCTAAGTAACCAAGTTTTTTTAGTTTCATATTTCTGTTTTCTAGGCCTACCCCGTTTACGTTTAGGTTGTTCAGGTTCAGGTTTCTGTTTTCTTGGTCTAAGTAACCAAGTTTTTTTAGTTTCAGTTTTCATGTTTCTTGGTCTAAGTAACCAAGTTTTTTTAGTTTCATATTTCTGTTTTCTAGGCCTACCCCGTTTACGTTTAGGTTGTTCAGGTTCAGGTTTCTGTTTTCTTGGTCTACCTGGTCTACGTTTAGGTACTTCTGGTTGTTCATGTTTCTTGGTTACTTCTGTTATATCAGAAAAATTCCCAATTGTTTGAATACcaatattttctaattcTTGAATGTCTGTTTGTGTATCTATATCTTCTACTTCTTGAATGTCTGTTTGAATCGAGCTTTCTTTAGTTTGAATATCTGTTTGTGTTAcaatattttctaattcATGAATTTCTGTTTGAATTCCAATATCTTCTATTTCTTGAATATCTGTTTGTGTGTATCTATTCTGAGTTAATATTCCATCTGATTCTTTAGGTTTTGATACATTAGATTCATCaatttcttcatcatctgatTCAAGTTCCACTGGAATAGTTTCTGGTTCTAACTCTGTAGGTTCTTGTTGTTTTTCTGTTTGTTGAGTAGGTTCTTCTCTGCCAACGATTTTCTTTTCTAGATCAATTCCTTCCTCAGCTAATGATTGTGAAACTATATcaacatttttatcatGTTGTTCACTTTGTGGTTTATCTTTTCTTTGTCTATCTCGTTTTAGTTTACGTTTATCAACTTTTTCTgtttttacattttttttCAGTCTCGGAATTGGAAGCTTACCTGGTggaattttaataaatactGAACAAAAACTTTTGTAATAATCCTCAAACTCACTCTTgttgatatatttatagaAGTTCCCGCTCACgtaaataaatttcataGCTTCATCTACGGCATTTCCAATTTCAATGGTAATTAATGTCTTATCGGACGATTCAAATGAAAATCTAGTAAAACATTTAACATATTCACCTCGATCGCTTCCCCAAATTAGTTTCCTTTTAGAACGTATTTCAGTTATCTTATCTTCTGGTGTAGATAATATCATAATCTTAGTTAATCTGTCTTcaacaatttttattgtataaaaattaggattatctaaattatccaaatataatatttcgGAAGAAGCAAATTTTACGCggtataaaaataatgtaaatattaTGTGAGAGAGTTTCAATACAACCATCATCAAACGCTTATACtactattaaaaataacacAGTAATTGCTAGATCTGGATGGggaaataaaatatttagattaatcttattgaaaatattactATAACATGGATGtttgtataaatatgtaATAGATATgatcattaatatttattatgatctacaaaatttgttttagaTCAATTCCCATTTAAACAagattttcaattttttgCATCTCAGTATATAATAAGTTTAGATATATATCATTCAGCAACCATACTGAGTTATTCAtctttttaaattctaatcATTTGAAATTGGGCTTTTATTTActcatatttaatatttatttgtcGTCTAAATATTCCTAATTTTACTTCTTAGATGTAGTTAATTAGTTCCTTAATGGTGATATATGACATCAAATTTCAATAacatttgatttaaattcatatatttttgtGTTCAATTATGGTGGCTTGTGATAATACTAATCTGGTTTATATGGTCTTTTCTTAAGTGGAAGAGATGAACCATTTGTATTTTCTGTTTGAGTTTCAATATCTTGCGTTTGTTGGATATCTGTTTGGGTAGAGCTTTCTTTAGTTGGTATATCTGTTTGAGTAATAGCATCGGATTGTATATGGGAGTGAGTAGGTTCATCAACATCCATATCACTGTCTGATGATATTTCCAATTCAAAAATTTCAGGTTCTAGTTCTTCCTGATAAACTTGAGTTGATATGTTAGCTTGTCTCCTCTGGggttttttaattcttcgTTCCAGAGGCACCTCTACTTGCAATCCAGATGAATTACTTATTGTATCTGATAATGAACTGGTTGTGTGACCTGTGTGTTCTCTTGAATGAGTTGGTCTTTCATTATATCTGAACTTAAGAATTTCTTCAGTTTCTGAAGAAGTTTCAGTGTCTTCATTTGAAGGAGTAACATACTTTCTTCTCTTATTCTTACCTTTTGGATGTTTTGAAAACCCTTTTTTGTTCCTTTGACGTGTTGAAGGGATCGGTGGTATGGGATAGTATTCAGTTTTAGGATGAAAAATCTTTGTATTGTCTTCTTTTTGTATAGTACTAAGACTTAAAATCTTTTCTTGATAAGTTTTTTGAtcaatttcaaaatattcATCTTTTCTTTTGCAATATATCTTTTGTGACGTAGATGCCGGAAAATCAATTTCAATATCGACAATTACTTCTCcagaatatttaaattttgtaattgTAATCATTCTGCATTTCTCACCTAACAGAGCAGACCATACCAATTTTTCTCCATCATAAACCTTTCTAATTGGTTGGTTATTGGTAGgatatatttttatcttAGTCATTCCATTTTCAGCATATTCGACTATCGGTAATTTTGAATTGTATATATCacttatatttaataagtCTGAAGACACAAGATTTACATAAGAGAAAGTTAGTACAAGAACTAGTTGCGCAATCTTTAATCTGgtcattattattactcaatcctaatatattaacttaataaattgttcCTATAATTGATGgggaaataattaatagattATATCTGATCAGACTTCAGTATGTAACATATATGTGTACATGTACCTATGATATAGTAACATTATAGGgtttataatacaattttacATCTATTATAAGcctaattatatataattaacatCTGTTTAACCCGTTATTCTTCTTTTTATTCAGATCTAATAATACTTGTTTAGATCTGGTACGTCCAATATTTAGatccaattaatttgaattcTTGAGATATTTGACCTTATTATCCACatatattgatttatttaagGATAATTTTCCATTAAAAgtacaaataaatatagatTATTTCTctattatttatagttaaCACTCAGAATAAGAGTGTGTAAGTGGGTTATTGAGGTAGTTATGTTGATTATGTGTCTGATGAAGGTTCAGGTTTTTGTTTTCTTGGTCTACCTCGTTTACGTTTAGGTTGTTCAGGTTCAGGTTTATGTTTTCTTGGTCTAAGTAACCAAGTTTTTTTAGTTTCAGTTTTCATGTTTCTTGGTCTAAGTAACCAAGTTTTTTTAGTTTCATATTTCTGTTTTCTAGGCCTACCCCGTTTACGTTTAGGTTGTTCAGGTTCAGGTTTCTGTTTTCTTGGTCTAAGTAACCAAGTTTTTTTAGTTTCAGTTTTCATGTTTCTTGGTCTAAGTAACCAAGTTTTTTTAGTTTCATATTTCTGTTTTCTAGGCCTACCCCGTTTACGTTTAGGTTGTTCAGGTTCAGGTTTCTGTTTTCTTGGTCTACCTGGTCTACGTTTAGGTACTTCTGGTTGTTCATGTTTCTTGGTTACTTCTGTTATATCAGAAAAATTCCCAATTGTTTGAATACcaatattttctaattcTTGAATGTCTGTTTGTGTATCTATATCTTCTACTTCTTGAATGTCTGTTTGAATCGAGCTTTCTTTAGTTTGAATATCTGTTTGTGTTAcaatattttctaattcATGAATTTCTGTTTGAATTCCAATATCTTCTATTTCTTGAATATCTGTTTGTGTGTATCTATTCTGAGTTAATATTCCATCTGATTCTTTAGGTTTTGATACATTAGATTCATCaatttcttcatcatctgatTCAAGTTCCACTGGAATAGTTTCTGGTTCTAACTCTGTAGGTTCTTGTTGTTTTTCTGTTTGTTGAGTAGGTTCTTCTCTGCCAACGATTTTCTTTTCTAGATCAATTCCTTCCTCAGCTAATGATTGTGAAACTATATcaacatttttatcatGTTGTTCACTTTGTGGTTTATCTTTTCTTTGTCTATCTCGTTTTAGTTTACGTTTATCAACTTTTTCTgtttttacattttttttCAGTCTCGGAATTGGAAGCTTACCTGGTggaattttaataaatactGAACAAAAACTTTTGTAATAATCCTCAAACTCACTCTTgttgatatatttatagaAGTTCCCGCTCACgtaaataaatttcataGCTTCATCTACGGCATTTCCAATTTCAATGGTAATTAATGTCTTATCGGAC from Theileria annulata chromosome 1, complete sequence, *** SEQUENCING IN PROGRESS *** harbors:
- a CDS encoding schizont-host nuclear protein (Signal peptide predicted for TA20083 by SignalP 2.0 HMM (Signal peptide probability 0.987, signal anchor probability 0.005) with cleavage site probability 0.837 between residues 23 and 24), translated to MTRLKIAQLVLVLTFSYVNLVSSDLLNISDIYNSKLPIVEYAENGMTKIKIYPTNNQPIRKVYDGEKLVWSALLGEKCRMITITKFKYSGEVIVDIEIDFPASTSQKIYCKRKDEYFEIDQKTYQEKILSLSTIQKEDNTKIFHPKTEYYPIPPIPSTRQRNKKGFSKHPKGKNKRRKYVTPSNEDTETSSETEEILKFRYNERPTHSREHTGHTTSSLSDTISNSSGLQVEVPLERRIKKPQRRQANISTQVYQEELEPEIFELEISSDSDMDVDEPTHSHIQSDAITQTDIPTKESSTQTDIQQTQDIETQTENTNGSSLPLKKRPYKPD
- a CDS encoding Tashat1 protein (Signal peptide predicted for TA20085 by SignalP 2.0 HMM (Signal peptide probability 0.751, signal anchor probability 0.000) with cleavage site probability 0.387 between residues 23 and 24) encodes the protein MVVLKLSHIIFTLFLYRVKFASSEILYLDNLDNPNFYTIKIVEDRLTKIMILSTPEDKITEIRSKRKLIWGSDRGEYVKCFTRFSFESSDKTLITIEIGNAVDEAMKFIYVSGNFYKYINKSEFEDYYKSFCSVFIKIPPGKLPIPRLKKNVKTEKVDKRKLKRDRQRKDKPQSEQHDKNVDIVSQSLAEEGIDLEKKIVGREEPTQQTEKQQEPTELEPETIPVELESDDEEIDESNVSKPKESDGILTQNRYTQTDIQEIEDIGIQTEIHELENIVTQTDIQTKESSIQTDIQEVEDIDTQTDIQELENIGIQTIGNFSDITEVTKKHEQPEVPKRRPGRPRKQKPEPEQPKRKRGRPRKQKYETKKTWLLRPRNMKTETKKTWLLRPRKQKPEPEQPKRKRGRPRKQKYETKKTWLLRPRNMKTETKKTWLLRPRKHKPEPEQPKRKRGRPRKQKPEPSSDT